The nucleotide sequence TGGCCGCCGGCGGACGGGACAACGGCGCGCCGGGAATCCGCGCGCATTACCACCCGAACTATTACGGCGCGTTCGTGCTCGATCCAGACGGCCACAACATCGAAGCCGTCTGCCACACGCCGGCCTAGCCGGTTCCACTGGCGAGGCGCCCGGGAACTTTGCGCCAGCCTCGCCGTTATTGTTCCTGAAGTTGAAGCTTCAGGAGACATGATGCCGATCGAACCGCCGGAGATACCGCCGGCGACACCGGGACAACCAACCGAGCCGCCGCCGGAGAACCCGCCGGGCAATCCCCGTCCGGACGTGCCGCCACCATTCCGTGAACCGGGTCAGCCACCACCACCTGAGGAGTTGCCAGGCAAGATGCCGGACGAGTTACCGATACGCGGGCCGAACGGTCCCCGTGCACCCAATCCCGCCACCGACCCAGGTGCCGGATGAACACCTCGCCTGAACGCGCAATGAATGATGATGCATGCAACCCATTGCATCGATGAAATAAAAAGCATCCGACCATTTGTAGGCCGCCACAATCCGGCCTAATGATTAGCCGCTCATCGACCAACTGACATGTCAATGAGGGCCCTTCCGTTGCTGTCAGGCCTATCGGGGACCAAGGACATCATGACAAACCTTCGCATCCTGCTGCTCGCCACGACTGCTTTGACGGCGACGCAGCTCGCGACCTCCGCATCGTATGCGCAGACCGCGCCGCTCGTCGTGGCGCAAGCCAAGGAAGAGGTTGGCCCGGACGGCAGGCCCAAGGCGCCGCCGAAGGGGGCCCCGCCGCCTGCAGCCGCGCCGAAGGCACCGGCTGCCCCGCCGCCGCCACCCCCGGCTGCGGCACCTCCGCGTCCAGCTGCCCCTCCGCCGCCGCCTGCTGCAGCTCCACCACCTCGCCCGACGCCACCCCCGCCGCCGCCAGCGGCTGCACCCCCGCCGCGTCCGACGCCACCTCCGCCTCCCCCGGCTGCCGCGCCGAAGGCACCGACGCCACCTCCGCCGCCCCCCGCTGCCGCGCCGAAGGCACCGACGCCGCCTCCGCCGCCCCCCGCTGCCGCGCCAAAGGCGCCGACTCCGACTCCGCCGCCTCCGGCGGCTGCACCTTCACGTCCGACGCCGACGCCACCTCCTCCGCCGGCAGCCGCGCCGGCAGCGCCGAAGCAACCGGCCGCACCTACGCCGCCACCACCGCCGCCTTCATCTCAGAAGGCGACGCCATCGCCCGTGCCGACGCCGCCCCCACCGGCCGGCGCCAAGCAGCCGCCGGCGCCTGCCACCACACCGACTCCGCAAGCCCCAACCGCCGCCCCACCACCCGGCGGAAGCACGACGACGGCGCCACCGCCGCGTCCGGGCGCACCGACGACACCTCCGAGCGCCGGCGCTCCGACTGCCGCTCCGACCACACCGCCGGGACGACCCGGCGCGCCGCCACCTGCCGCGCCGAGCGCTGGTGGCGTCCCCGCCGCTCCGGGCGCAACGCCACCGGCGGCCGCTCCCACGGCGCCGACTGCCGTACCGGGCACACCCGCCGCCACGCCACCGGCCGGCCGGGCACAAAACGCCCCGCCGACCGTCGCGCCCGCCTTCCGCCAGGCACCTCAGGTCACGGCACCGCTGCCAGCGGCCCCGGCGCCGGAAGCCGGGCTCAAAGCCATTGCCCCGGGTGCGCCACCGTCGGGTCCGACTCGCCTGGAGGACTTCCGCGGCCAGCGCCGCGAAGTCCAGCAGGGCGGCCGCACCGTTATTACCGAACCCGGCCGGATCATCATTCGCGATCCCGGCGGACAGCAATATATCCGCCACAGCGAGGTGGACCGTTTCCGCTACGGCGCGCGTGACATCCAGACCCAGACCGTCGGTGGCGAGACGCGCACTGTCGTGATCAGGC is from Bradyrhizobium sp. AZCC 2176 and encodes:
- a CDS encoding OmpA family protein, which produces MTNLRILLLATTALTATQLATSASYAQTAPLVVAQAKEEVGPDGRPKAPPKGAPPPAAAPKAPAAPPPPPPAAAPPRPAAPPPPPAAAPPPRPTPPPPPPAAAPPPRPTPPPPPPAAAPKAPTPPPPPPAAAPKAPTPPPPPPAAAPKAPTPTPPPPAAAPSRPTPTPPPPPAAAPAAPKQPAAPTPPPPPPSSQKATPSPVPTPPPPAGAKQPPAPATTPTPQAPTAAPPPGGSTTTAPPPRPGAPTTPPSAGAPTAAPTTPPGRPGAPPPAAPSAGGVPAAPGATPPAAAPTAPTAVPGTPAATPPAGRAQNAPPTVAPAFRQAPQVTAPLPAAPAPEAGLKAIAPGAPPSGPTRLEDFRGQRREVQQGGRTVITEPGRIIIRDPGGQQYIRHSEVDRFRYGARDIQTQTVGGETRTVVIRPDGTQVITVMGRDGQLLRRIRRDERGREVIIIDNSYRDPRAVGGFFVALPPPTIRIPYNRYIVDAEEAEPEVIYDTLMAPPVERIERRYTLDEIRYSPTVRQRMPSIDVNTINFATGSWEIPPDQAAKLQVIADGLNRAIQQNPRAVFLIEGHTDAVGNDVDNLSLSDRRAESAATLLTQQFNVPAENLTSQGYGEQYLKEQVDGPSAINRRVTIRNITPLLNGGQASLPPPPPGTAPPR